The following coding sequences lie in one Musa acuminata AAA Group cultivar baxijiao chromosome BXJ1-8, Cavendish_Baxijiao_AAA, whole genome shotgun sequence genomic window:
- the LOC103995028 gene encoding Bowman-Birk type proteinase inhibitor DE-4 — MRYNMVVFSLVLMVAAAFFASATTTASSSHPELRSALSTKGHEEDGEGVGERSRQRRTWPCCDRCGGCTKSTPPQCQCQDMVRSCHPSCRHCVRSPLSVSPPLYQCMDRIPNYCRRRCTPEPLLAQ, encoded by the exons ATGAGGTACAACATGGTGGTGTTCAGCCTGGTCCTCATGGTGGCGGCCGCCTTCTTCGCctccgccaccaccaccgcctcCTCCTCCCACCCGGAGCTCCGCTCTGCGCTGTCAACCAAAG GGCACGAAGAAGATGGAGAAGGAGTAGGAGAGAGGAGCAGGCAGAGGAGGACATGGCCGTGCTGCGATCGGTGCGGCGGGTGCACCAAATCCACCCCGCCGCAGTGCCAGTGCCAGGACATGGTGAGGTCGTGCCACCCATCGTGCCGGCACTGCGTGCGCTCCCCGCTCAGCGTGTCCCCGCCCTTGTACCAGTGCATGGACCGGATCCCCAACTACTGCCGGCGCCGGTGCACGCCGGAGCCGCTCCTCGCGCAGTAG
- the LOC135585900 gene encoding LIM domain-containing protein HDR3-like isoform X1, with protein sequence MASSNSSCHSRPRVQGHTAPSFIERRSRFMRWLRKLFKGTDAGVSNGDHSSVTGGENSLHKPVKPVDDQSKGENEDLDHAIALSLAEDAKKPNGYKGQGNDDDELAKAIQESLSMPSSQPYQPVQFLPRGYRICGVCHNEIGCGHYLSCMGIFWHPQCFRCYACGQLIHEAEFSLSGSNPYHKLCYKELHHPKCDVCHEFIPTNRAGLIEYRAHPFWGQKYCPSHEHDRTPRCCSCERMESRSTRYISLGEGRSLCIECLDSAIMDAGDCQALYHSIRDYYEGLYMRIDQQIPMLLVERQALNEAIEGEKDGHHHKPEIRGLCLTEERTISSIHKRPRIWGNRILDMRTCPQKLTRKCEVTAILVLYGLPRLLTGSILAHELMHGWLRLKGYRNLSAEVEEGICQALSHMWLESEVMPGSTTLPSSSNYASSSSSSSSSSSSWMPLSKKTGKSDIEKKLGQFFMYQIAHDTSTAYGEGFRAANAAVNKYGLPRTLDHIRLTRSFPT encoded by the exons ATGGCCTCTTCCAACTCCAGCTGCCACTCCCGGCCTCGCGTCCAAG GACATACAGCTCCATCATTTATTGAGAGAAGGTCTCGCTTCATGAGGTGGCTCCGCAAGCTTTTCAAAGGAACAGATGCTGGAGTGTCAAATGGAGACCATTCAAGTGTAACTGGGGGAGAGAACTCATTGCATAAACCAGTCAAACCAGTG GATGACCAATCGAAGGGTGAAAATGAAGATTTGGATCATGCGATTGCCCTTTCTCTTGCAGAGGATGCCAAGAAACCTAATG GATACAAGGGCCAgggaaatgatgatgatgagctagcTAAAGCTATCCAAGAAAGTTTGAGCATGCCCTCATCTCAACCATATCAACCTGTACAGTTTTTGCCAAGAGGATATAG AATCTGTGGTGTTTGTCACAATGAAATAGGTTGTGGACATTACTTAAGCTGCATGGGAATCTTTTGGCACCCACAATGCTTTCGATGTTATGCTTGTGGTCAGCTTATTCATGAGGCTGAG TTTTCTTTGTCAGGCAGTAATCCATACCACAAGTTGTGTTATAAGGAGTTGCATCACCCCAAATGTGATGTCTGCCATGAATTT ATACCAACAAACAGGGCTGGTTTAATTGAGTATAGAGCTCACCCCTTTTGGGGCCAAAAATATTGTCCTTCACATGAACATGACCGCACACCTCGATGCTGTAGTTGTGAGAGAATGGAG TCAAGAAGTACTAGATATATCTCTCTAGGAGAAGGCCGTAGCTTGTGCATAGAATGTCTTGATTCTGCCATCATGGATGCTGGTGACTGTCAAGCCCTGTACCATTCAATTAGAGATTACTATGAAGGACTGTACATGAGAATAGATCAACAAATTCCAATGCTATTGGTTGAAAGGCAGGCTCTTAATGAAGCCATAGAAGGAGAGAAAGAT GGTCATCACCACAAGCCCGAAATAAGAGGCTTATGTCTTACTGAGGAACGAACAATTAGCAGT ATACATAAAAGGCCAAGAATTTGGGGAAACAGAATTCTGGACATGCGGACTTGCCCACAGAAGTTGACCCGTAAATGTGAAGTTACTGCAATTCTCGTTTTGTATGGCCTTCCCAG ACTATTAACAGGTTCGATCCTTGCTCATGAGCTAATGCATGGTTGGTTACGTCTCAAAG GCTACCGTAATTTAAGCGCCGAGGTGGAGGAAGGCATCTGTCAGGCTCTTTCCCATATGTGGCTTGAATCTGAGGTGATGCCAGGGTCAACAACTTTGCCATCCTCATCCAATTACgcctcatcatcttcttcttcttcttcgtcgtcatCATCCTGGATGCCATTGTCAAAGAAAACAGGGAAGTCGGATATTGAGAAGAAGCTTGGTCAATTCTTCATGTACCAAATTGCTCATGACACTTCAACAGCCTATGGTGAAGGTTTCAGAGCTGCCAATGCAGCTGTTAATAAATATGGGCTTCCGCGAACCCTGGACCATATCCGCTTAACACGAAGCTTTCCTACATGA
- the LOC135584399 gene encoding serine/threonine-protein phosphatase PP1 isoform X3: MDPEVLDGIIGRLLEVRTARPGTLVRLAEAEIQQLCTVSRQIFLGQPNLLELEAPIKICGDIHGQYSDLLRLFEYGGFPPVANYLFLGDYVDRGKQSLETICLLLAYKIKYPENFFLLRGNHECASINRIYGFYDECKRRFSVRLWKIFSECFNCLPVAAVIDDKILCMHGGLSPDLSKLDQIKSLPRPCDVPESGLLCDLLWADPGRDVQGWGENDRGVSWTFGADKVSEFLLKQDLDLVCRAHQVVEDGYEFFADKQLVTIFSAPNYCGEFDNAGAMMSVDETLMCSFQILQPAEKKPKSLLPTRI, from the exons ATGGACCCGGAAGTGCTTGATGGCATCATCGGCCGGCTGCTGGAGGTGCGGACGGCGAGGCCCGGCACGCTGGTCCGGCTCGCGGAGGCGGAGATCCAGCAGCTCTGCACCGTCTCCCGCCAGATCTTCCTCGGCCAGCCCAACCTCCTGGAGCTTGAAGCCCCCATCAAGATCTGCG GTGACATTCATGGCCAGTATAGTGATCTCTTAAGGCTTTTTGAGTATGGAGGTTTTCCTCCAGTTGCCAATTATCTATTTTTAGGTGATTATGTGGATCGGGGAAAGCAAAGCTTAGAAACAATATGCCTTCTTCTTGCATACAAAATTAAGTATCCAGAGAACTTTTTCCTTCTGCGTGGAAATCATGAATGTGCTTCAATAAATAGGATATATGGATTTTATGATGAATGTAAGAGGAGGTTTAGTGTGAGACTCTGGAAGATCTTCAGTGAATGCTTTAACTGCCTTCCTGTAGCTGCCGTTATTGATGACAAGATCTTATGCATGCATGGTGGCCTTTCCCCTGATCTCTCCAAGTTGGATCAAATTAAGAGTTTACCTCGGCCATGTGATGTACCTGAAAGCGGTTTACTATGTGACTTACTTTGGGCAGATCCTGGTAGAGATGTTCAAGGTTGGGGAGAGAATGACAGAGGGGTCTCTTGGACTTTTGGTGCTGATAAAGTTTCTGAGTTCTTATTAAAACAAGATTTAGATCTTGTCTGCAGGGCACATCAG GTTGTGGAGGATGGCTATGAATTCTTTGCCGACAAACAACTTGTGACGATATTCTCAGCCCCAAATTATTGTGGTGAATTTGATAATGCTGGTGCTATGATGAGTGTTGATGAAACTTTGATGTGCTCTTTCCAAATTCTCCAGCCTGCTGAAAAAAAACCAAAATCTCTGTTGCCAACCAGAATTTAA
- the LOC135585900 gene encoding LIM domain-containing protein HDR3-like isoform X2, producing the protein MASSNSSCHSRPRVQGHTAPSFIERRSRFMRWLRKLFKGTDAGVSNGDHSSVTGGENSLHKPVKPVDDQSKGENEDLDHAIALSLAEDAKKPNGYKGQGNDDDELAKAIQESLSMPSSQPYQPVQFLPRGYRICGVCHNEIGCGHYLSCMGIFWHPQCFRCYACGQLIHEAEFSLSGSNPYHKLCYKELHHPKCDVCHEFIPTNRAGLIEYRAHPFWGQKYCPSHEHDRTPRCCSCERMESRSTRYISLGEGRSLCIECLDSAIMDAGDCQALYHSIRDYYEGLYMRIDQQIPMLLVERQALNEAIEGEKDGHHHKPEIRGLCLTEERTISSIHKRPRIWGNRILDMRTCPQKLTRKCEVTAILVLYGLPRLLTGSILAHELMHGWLRLKDAFMILL; encoded by the exons ATGGCCTCTTCCAACTCCAGCTGCCACTCCCGGCCTCGCGTCCAAG GACATACAGCTCCATCATTTATTGAGAGAAGGTCTCGCTTCATGAGGTGGCTCCGCAAGCTTTTCAAAGGAACAGATGCTGGAGTGTCAAATGGAGACCATTCAAGTGTAACTGGGGGAGAGAACTCATTGCATAAACCAGTCAAACCAGTG GATGACCAATCGAAGGGTGAAAATGAAGATTTGGATCATGCGATTGCCCTTTCTCTTGCAGAGGATGCCAAGAAACCTAATG GATACAAGGGCCAgggaaatgatgatgatgagctagcTAAAGCTATCCAAGAAAGTTTGAGCATGCCCTCATCTCAACCATATCAACCTGTACAGTTTTTGCCAAGAGGATATAG AATCTGTGGTGTTTGTCACAATGAAATAGGTTGTGGACATTACTTAAGCTGCATGGGAATCTTTTGGCACCCACAATGCTTTCGATGTTATGCTTGTGGTCAGCTTATTCATGAGGCTGAG TTTTCTTTGTCAGGCAGTAATCCATACCACAAGTTGTGTTATAAGGAGTTGCATCACCCCAAATGTGATGTCTGCCATGAATTT ATACCAACAAACAGGGCTGGTTTAATTGAGTATAGAGCTCACCCCTTTTGGGGCCAAAAATATTGTCCTTCACATGAACATGACCGCACACCTCGATGCTGTAGTTGTGAGAGAATGGAG TCAAGAAGTACTAGATATATCTCTCTAGGAGAAGGCCGTAGCTTGTGCATAGAATGTCTTGATTCTGCCATCATGGATGCTGGTGACTGTCAAGCCCTGTACCATTCAATTAGAGATTACTATGAAGGACTGTACATGAGAATAGATCAACAAATTCCAATGCTATTGGTTGAAAGGCAGGCTCTTAATGAAGCCATAGAAGGAGAGAAAGAT GGTCATCACCACAAGCCCGAAATAAGAGGCTTATGTCTTACTGAGGAACGAACAATTAGCAGT ATACATAAAAGGCCAAGAATTTGGGGAAACAGAATTCTGGACATGCGGACTTGCCCACAGAAGTTGACCCGTAAATGTGAAGTTACTGCAATTCTCGTTTTGTATGGCCTTCCCAG ACTATTAACAGGTTCGATCCTTGCTCATGAGCTAATGCATGGTTGGTTACGTCTCAAAG ATGCCTTTATGATTCTCCTTTAG
- the LOC135584399 gene encoding serine/threonine-protein phosphatase PP1 isoform X2 — protein MMLMCDIHGQYSDLLRLFEYGGFPPVANYLFLGDYVDRGKQSLETICLLLAYKIKYPENFFLLRGNHECASINRIYGFYDECKRRFSVRLWKIFSECFNCLPVAAVIDDKILCMHGGLSPDLSKLDQIKSLPRPCDVPESGLLCDLLWADPGRDVQGWGENDRGVSWTFGADKVSEFLLKQDLDLVCRAHQVVEDGYEFFADKQLVTIFSAPNYCGEFDNAGAMMSVDETLMCSFQILQPAEKKPKSLLPTRI, from the exons ATGATGTTAATGT GTGACATTCATGGCCAGTATAGTGATCTCTTAAGGCTTTTTGAGTATGGAGGTTTTCCTCCAGTTGCCAATTATCTATTTTTAGGTGATTATGTGGATCGGGGAAAGCAAAGCTTAGAAACAATATGCCTTCTTCTTGCATACAAAATTAAGTATCCAGAGAACTTTTTCCTTCTGCGTGGAAATCATGAATGTGCTTCAATAAATAGGATATATGGATTTTATGATGAATGTAAGAGGAGGTTTAGTGTGAGACTCTGGAAGATCTTCAGTGAATGCTTTAACTGCCTTCCTGTAGCTGCCGTTATTGATGACAAGATCTTATGCATGCATGGTGGCCTTTCCCCTGATCTCTCCAAGTTGGATCAAATTAAGAGTTTACCTCGGCCATGTGATGTACCTGAAAGCGGTTTACTATGTGACTTACTTTGGGCAGATCCTGGTAGAGATGTTCAAGGTTGGGGAGAGAATGACAGAGGGGTCTCTTGGACTTTTGGTGCTGATAAAGTTTCTGAGTTCTTATTAAAACAAGATTTAGATCTTGTCTGCAGGGCACATCAG GTTGTGGAGGATGGCTATGAATTCTTTGCCGACAAACAACTTGTGACGATATTCTCAGCCCCAAATTATTGTGGTGAATTTGATAATGCTGGTGCTATGATGAGTGTTGATGAAACTTTGATGTGCTCTTTCCAAATTCTCCAGCCTGCTGAAAAAAAACCAAAATCTCTGTTGCCAACCAGAATTTAA
- the LOC103995032 gene encoding uncharacterized protein LOC103995032 has product MEGDDCSPSFTSQADEVPGRKGANPSSSSPGYFSTVIPPASAVIAKDLSHSDFCWTLNKQRNEGGSASAQRATSDCKSQGCPTKRQVTKNKDEKSVHPNESVESPCFGSSVHYGGRDFYMSSLSMQTTETSESYKTDDGVDWGNRHAADRGEWWQGSLYY; this is encoded by the exons ATGGAAGGGGACGACTGTTCTCCTTCGTTCACGTCGCAAGCGGATGAGGTTCCCGGGCGGAAGGGCGCGAATCCCTCGTCATCGTCCCCCGGCTATTTCAGCACCGTCATCCCTCCTGCTTCCGCG GTGATTGCAAAGGATCTATCACATTCTGACTTTTGCTGGACCTTGAACAAGCAGAGAAACGAAGGTGGCAGTGCGAGCGCTCAGAGAGCAACCTCAG ATTGCAAATCGCAAGGCTGTCCAACTAAAAgacaagtcaccaagaacaaagaTGAGAAATCAGTCCATCCCAATGAATCTGTAGAGTCACCATGTTTCGGATCATCTGTGCATTATGGTGGTAGAGACTTCTACATGAGCTCTTTGTCCATGCAGACCACTGAAACTTCAGAAAGT TATAAAACTGATGATGGGGTTGACTGGGGCAATAGGCATGCTGCTGACAGAGGTGAATGGTGGCAAG GTTCACTTTACTATTGA
- the LOC135584399 gene encoding serine/threonine-protein phosphatase PP1 isoform X1 translates to MTRMLGNCSSMPGCCFMHDEAPMADLNIDGPWLFGQGDIHGQYSDLLRLFEYGGFPPVANYLFLGDYVDRGKQSLETICLLLAYKIKYPENFFLLRGNHECASINRIYGFYDECKRRFSVRLWKIFSECFNCLPVAAVIDDKILCMHGGLSPDLSKLDQIKSLPRPCDVPESGLLCDLLWADPGRDVQGWGENDRGVSWTFGADKVSEFLLKQDLDLVCRAHQVVEDGYEFFADKQLVTIFSAPNYCGEFDNAGAMMSVDETLMCSFQILQPAEKKPKSLLPTRI, encoded by the exons ATGACCAGAATGTTAGGAAATTGTTCGTCGATGCCTGGCTGCTGTTTTATGCATGATGAGGCACCCATGGCTGATCTCAACATAGACGGGCCATGGCTCTTTGGCCAAG GTGACATTCATGGCCAGTATAGTGATCTCTTAAGGCTTTTTGAGTATGGAGGTTTTCCTCCAGTTGCCAATTATCTATTTTTAGGTGATTATGTGGATCGGGGAAAGCAAAGCTTAGAAACAATATGCCTTCTTCTTGCATACAAAATTAAGTATCCAGAGAACTTTTTCCTTCTGCGTGGAAATCATGAATGTGCTTCAATAAATAGGATATATGGATTTTATGATGAATGTAAGAGGAGGTTTAGTGTGAGACTCTGGAAGATCTTCAGTGAATGCTTTAACTGCCTTCCTGTAGCTGCCGTTATTGATGACAAGATCTTATGCATGCATGGTGGCCTTTCCCCTGATCTCTCCAAGTTGGATCAAATTAAGAGTTTACCTCGGCCATGTGATGTACCTGAAAGCGGTTTACTATGTGACTTACTTTGGGCAGATCCTGGTAGAGATGTTCAAGGTTGGGGAGAGAATGACAGAGGGGTCTCTTGGACTTTTGGTGCTGATAAAGTTTCTGAGTTCTTATTAAAACAAGATTTAGATCTTGTCTGCAGGGCACATCAG GTTGTGGAGGATGGCTATGAATTCTTTGCCGACAAACAACTTGTGACGATATTCTCAGCCCCAAATTATTGTGGTGAATTTGATAATGCTGGTGCTATGATGAGTGTTGATGAAACTTTGATGTGCTCTTTCCAAATTCTCCAGCCTGCTGAAAAAAAACCAAAATCTCTGTTGCCAACCAGAATTTAA